From a region of the Solanum stenotomum isolate F172 chromosome 2, ASM1918654v1, whole genome shotgun sequence genome:
- the LOC125854669 gene encoding TGACG-sequence-specific DNA-binding protein TGA-1A isoform X2 yields MNSSTYTQFVASRRMGICEPIHQMGMWDDFNASCPSTSATMILEVEKCLDDQIPIIDKRLDIETEDTSLGTVGTSNRYETETSKPIEKVLRRLAQNREAARKSRLRKKAYVQQLENSKLKLIQLEQELDRARKQGLYVGAGLDASQLSYSGTASSGTAVFDTEYGQWVEEQNKQTNDLRNALHHSQISEAELRIIVDGCLNHYFELFRVKATAAKADVLYIMSGMWKTSAERFFMWIGGFRPSELLKVLTPHLELLTEQQLREVCNLRQSCQQAEDALSQGMVKLHQILGEAVAAGRLGEGNYSLPQMGPAIEKLEALVRQIISAKKHFNRCPAS; encoded by the exons ATGAATTCTTCAACATACACTCAGTTTGTTGCCTCAAGAAGGATGGGCATATGTGAGCCGATCCATCAAATGGGCATGTGGGATGATTTCAATGCTAGTTGTCCGAGTACATCGGCAACCATGATTCTAGAAGTTGAGAAATGCCTAGACGACCAGATCCCTATTATAGACAAAAGATTAGACATTGAG ACAGAAGATACTTCGCTTGGAACAGTAGGGACTTCTAATAGATATGAAACGGAAACAAGTAAACCCATTGAGAAG GTACTTAGACGTCTTGCTCAAAACCGTGAGGCTGCTCGTAAAAGCCGTTTGCGGAAGAAG GCCTATGTTCAGCAGTTAGAAAATAGTAAATTGAAGCTGATTCAATTGGAACAGGAACTAGATCGGGCCAGAAAACAG GGTCTGTATGTAGGTGCTGGTTTAGATGCTAGCCAGCTAAGTTACTCTGGAACTGCTAGTTCAG GAACTGCTGTATTTGATACGGAGTATGGTCAGTGGGTGGAAgagcaaaataaacaaacaaatgaTTTAAGGAATGCTCTGCATCATTCTCAAATTAGTGAAGCGGAATTACGCATTATCGTTGATGGTTGCCTGAACCACTACTTTGAGCTCTTCCGCGTTAAGGCTACGGCTGCTAAAGCTGATGTTCTATATATCATGTCTGGCATGTGGAAGACATCAGCTGAACGCTTTTTTATGTGGATTGGGGGGTTTCGGCCATCCGAACTTCTAAAG GTTCTCACACCACATCTTGAGCTCTTGACAGAACAACAACTCCGGGAGGTTTGTAACCTCAGGCAATCGTGTCAGCAAGCAGAAGATGCCTTGTCACAAGGAATGGTAAAACTTCATCAGATTCTTGGTGAGGCTGTTGCAGCTGGCCGATTAGGTGAAGGGAATTACTCTCTTCCGCAGATGGGGCCTGCCATTGAGAAGTTGGAAGCTCTTGTTAG GCAGATCATCTCCGCCAAGAAACACTTCAACAGATGTCCCGCATCCTGA
- the LOC125854669 gene encoding TGACG-sequence-specific DNA-binding protein TGA-1A isoform X1, translated as MNSSTYTQFVASRRMGICEPIHQMGMWDDFNASCPSTSATMILEVEKCLDDQIPIIDKRLDIETEDTSLGTVGTSNRYETETSKPIEKVLRRLAQNREAARKSRLRKKAYVQQLENSKLKLIQLEQELDRARKQGLYVGAGLDASQLSYSGTASSGTAVFDTEYGQWVEEQNKQTNDLRNALHHSQISEAELRIIVDGCLNHYFELFRVKATAAKADVLYIMSGMWKTSAERFFMWIGGFRPSELLKVLTPHLELLTEQQLREVCNLRQSCQQAEDALSQGMVKLHQILGEAVAAGRLGEGNYSLPQMGPAIEKLEALVRFVNQADHLRQETLQQMSRILSTHQAAQGLLALGEYFERLRVLSSHWATRLHEPA; from the exons ATGAATTCTTCAACATACACTCAGTTTGTTGCCTCAAGAAGGATGGGCATATGTGAGCCGATCCATCAAATGGGCATGTGGGATGATTTCAATGCTAGTTGTCCGAGTACATCGGCAACCATGATTCTAGAAGTTGAGAAATGCCTAGACGACCAGATCCCTATTATAGACAAAAGATTAGACATTGAG ACAGAAGATACTTCGCTTGGAACAGTAGGGACTTCTAATAGATATGAAACGGAAACAAGTAAACCCATTGAGAAG GTACTTAGACGTCTTGCTCAAAACCGTGAGGCTGCTCGTAAAAGCCGTTTGCGGAAGAAG GCCTATGTTCAGCAGTTAGAAAATAGTAAATTGAAGCTGATTCAATTGGAACAGGAACTAGATCGGGCCAGAAAACAG GGTCTGTATGTAGGTGCTGGTTTAGATGCTAGCCAGCTAAGTTACTCTGGAACTGCTAGTTCAG GAACTGCTGTATTTGATACGGAGTATGGTCAGTGGGTGGAAgagcaaaataaacaaacaaatgaTTTAAGGAATGCTCTGCATCATTCTCAAATTAGTGAAGCGGAATTACGCATTATCGTTGATGGTTGCCTGAACCACTACTTTGAGCTCTTCCGCGTTAAGGCTACGGCTGCTAAAGCTGATGTTCTATATATCATGTCTGGCATGTGGAAGACATCAGCTGAACGCTTTTTTATGTGGATTGGGGGGTTTCGGCCATCCGAACTTCTAAAG GTTCTCACACCACATCTTGAGCTCTTGACAGAACAACAACTCCGGGAGGTTTGTAACCTCAGGCAATCGTGTCAGCAAGCAGAAGATGCCTTGTCACAAGGAATGGTAAAACTTCATCAGATTCTTGGTGAGGCTGTTGCAGCTGGCCGATTAGGTGAAGGGAATTACTCTCTTCCGCAGATGGGGCCTGCCATTGAGAAGTTGGAAGCTCTTGTTAGGTTCGTAAATCAG GCAGATCATCTCCGCCAAGAAACACTTCAACAGATGTCCCGCATCCTGAGTACGCACCAAGCAGCTCAGGGCTTACTTGCCTTGGGGGAGTACTTTGAACGGCTTCGTGTTTTAAGCTCACACTGGGCTACCCGTCTTCATGAGCCTGCCTAA